ACTGTTATCATCATCACTAACCATAGATTCTGCTTCTCGTATTCTACCATATCCACGAACCATTAAATATCGTTCAATTGCTTGTACTAACGCAAGAGGATCTATCTTAACAGTACCACCTTTCCACTGCTTTAAATTATTACACTCTGGATGTCGTTGGAGATTACACTGCAAAATCATAAAgagttaaatataataatattggaAATTAATGCCCGAAACtcgaaaaattaattgaaacttTGAGAAGAGAAACGAAATGCTTGGACAGGCATTTAAGTTTAACAATTactaataaattgtttattaattataaaaaaaaaatgtgaagTACCTTAAGTTGATGTGTATTGAAGAACTTGAGAGCACTGGTACCTCCACGACCAGCACCAGATCCCGCTGGTAAATCATGAACTTTCACAGGAAATTGTTCCAACTGTGCAACACAACTATTTAGTTTCGTTACCAGAGCACCAAAAGCTCCAGGATTAAGGTCCATAATATTGTTGCTCTGCTGCATCTGAAtcatatatataaaaatattttatagaaagaAAAAACCACTAAatataggtttaatttacttacAGTCGATTCTGCAAACAACTTCCAGAACATTCGAAGGCGATCATAACGATTACCAGGAGCATCTGTAGTAGTGAGGTAGTTGAGCAGAGCTTTAATAAGACCACTATAATTCATTTCAAATGGAGATATGTCACTTTCGAGTATTATATCTCGCAATTCAGTAAGCGCCGATAACATTTCATCCAATTCCTATTAATTTATCgtcaattattaatttaatggCAACAACATACAAATTGATAGCACATAACACATACAATAAAACCTCGATTTGTCCGATAAGAATTGTAATTAGGTATCAATATATACTTACATTTGATTGTAACCGTTGTATAGCAGCAGTAAGTCTTGAAAGGACTGTCATTGCAGGATGTGTACAGGGTGCATTGTCTTGATATCGCGTCAAGAACTGTGCAGCCTGTTCACGTACCCATGCTTTAGCTTTATCTCGATTGCCTCCCGTTAAACTTGAATTGCTTGGCGGTTTCGATAAACTCGTCGACGAGCTTGAATCTCTTTTATCGTTAGTAGAACTTGAAGACGACGATTTTCGACCCCATCTAGCGGGATTAAGATTTCCTAAGAATCGATTATTTTTAGTAGTGAAACCAGTAAAAAGTGATTCCGGTTGTTGAGTTTGTTGTGGTGTTGTACCGCCTAGTCTAGAAAATCGGCCCTTCTTGTTTTGCCGTTTTCTTTTTAGCACATCTCCGAGTCTCCtaataaattgtataaataaatagATGTAATGATTTCTATGTAATTTTTCTATGTTTTTCAATCGTATACTTACAAATGAGCACTTTGTGGTGTGGATACATCATCTACTGTAGAGTTTAATTCGTTTCTAGCGTGTGTCTCCATCGATGCAGAAAGGTTCGGTTTCAACTGACACGTTGCAATTGTTCCGAACAATATGTTACCATTCGTTGATGGCGAAGCAATTGGAGACGTGGCATTACTAGAAGACAACATTGTAGTGGAAGAAAGTGATGTATTCGACGGACCTGGCTGTGGGGTTGGTAATGATGTACCTAACAAATAGAAAGGAAACAAAATATCACCATCGTTAAATTgcaatttgtaataaaaatacgaaacattttattatacaaataattatgggtataatttcaataaattacCAGAAGGACACTTGGGCGGTGAAACACCAAGAGGTACTTCAGGGTCAGCTAGTTGACGTATTTGATGTAGTACACCTTCACGATGGAAATGAACCCCAAACACTTGTGGTAGCCTTTTCATTAATATACTTGCCATCTGCAGAGCTCCAATAACAATTCGTAAATCTTGGGATGCCAGCATGCCCGCTATGTGTGATGATACTACTTGGTTCTTCAAGACATCCTACATAAACAAATAAAATGAACAATTTGAATAACAATTGATAGGAACAGTAGCGTCGTCTTTCATTGATAGTTACCTTAAGTAAATCTGTTGAAGCATAGTAGACCATACGTAAAAGAGCTCGAAGACATTTACATTTCACAGCAGGACCAGCAGAACTGCTATAGACTTCGTACAGGACAGAGAATAAAGTTCGGATAAAAGACACTAGCCATTCGTTTGTTTCGATTACTGGAGGTATAACATCCATGCTGTGAAAAATATGTATAACTTAATGAAATATGTGTTTTAAATGTAATTGtacgtttattttaaaaataaacataaactTTTACCTTGATAAACAAGTAGGACTTTTGCCTTCCGTGGGATGAGTATTTACTCTACGAAAAATGCTTCGCGCTACTCCAATGTCTTCATTGATTTGTTTCATCACAGTCAAATCTATCGTATAAGTTCGTCCTAGAGAGGAAAGACAAATCTCGTCTTCACCATTCTGAAATGCCATCTGTAAAAAGCATTTCTCCATTACATTGTACTTGTTCTTTTCTAAATATTAGAAAATTCGCAATGATAATAATACCTCAATAATTCTAGAATCGATAGTACTAAATGGATGACAACAATGCCTTTCATCACGCCATTCCCAATGAACGTTTTCTTGTTGATTACTGGTCCTTTCAAGTAAACTATTTACACTAAATATACCATCTGTTGGTAGTGGAGGCATGAGTTCCTCGATCAAACAAGTGATTTCAAACCACTCTTGTGGAGAACGCGGCACTAACTCTACGTCTTCCGTTTTCACTTCCAGCGATCCGGTTAAAAGATAACTTAGCGTGAACGCTATATTTTGTTGCAAAAGCAGCTGTGCCAAGTCGGGACAGCGATTTGATATCACAGAGAGCATACGTAACACTGTTATGAAATTACCAATGCTGTTGACAGGTGGTGTAATCATAAGCTAGAATATGAAGAAGTACTCTTATTACCAATAAACTATGTTTATAATTGACATCGAATATGGAGGAATAAAAAAATCAGTTTGTGATAATACTggagaatattaaaatataaatataattcataCCAGCTGTTGTAAGTTTTGAAGAAGTTCTGCATTTATAATTTTATGTAAAGTTATAGGTTCATGTTGAAAACTATCAACTAAACGACTAAATGCTTGGCAAACACACTCAACACTTTTTTTATCTTGATTTGTTAATCTACTTGTCAGTAAAGGCAAACTGCTGACTACCAAATGAAAATCATCAGGATGGAGATTTTGGCAACAGTTCGCTGTAATTGTTAATGCAGCTCGCTGAGCCGTGATATTGAAAAAATCGACAAATTTCAAACAAGCTGATACTCCTCCCTAAAACAATACAAATTAATTTGTAAATGTATTGTATACCCCGGCTTCAAGGATCACAGATGTACAAAATCATTGGAGTTTCACGTTCGAAATGTACAAGTCGTAACATCATAATAAAAATAGCTTATTTAAGACTGATAAGTCGTTATTTATTATATCAGTAAATATATTCTATTGTAAAACAATTCTATGTCTGCGGCCCATGACATGGTAGTATAAATTGGCCCTTGGGCCAAAATAAGTTTGACATGCCTGCTTTAAATCATCATCAACTAGATCGATGCAAACGACTCGTCACATCTATGCAATCGGTGGCACAGTGATTCTACACACCTAAGTCGAACAGCCGCAACAGTGATTATTAAACTGTTTCAGTCGCGCGAGAACTAAAAACCTTGCCAAGAAGACGGTCAGCATCGAACAAGCCATATTCCGCTTGATTAACAAAAATCCGAGTAACTTAATATACTTACCGCGTGTAAGATAGTTTTACTGTGTCTCCGTGATAACATGGCTAGTGCCGTTAAGCATTGTTCTGCCACATCCATGCACTCTATAGACTCCAGCTTTTGTAAGAACACTGGAACAGCATCAACCACAACTGTTGACGAACGAGGTAAAGCTTCCATCATGTAAGTAAGAGCACGACACGCATGTGTCATTATTACAAAATTGTGCTCTATTCcaagtaaattaattaaagctGCGACCACTTGTTTTACTGGAAAACCAGTCAATGTGTCCTCGTTTCCCATAACCAGAATTTCACCCATTCCAATGACAGCTTGTAGCTGTTCTCCTTCATCATCAACAGCTTGTAAACCAGCCAAGAGCTGTTGTGCCTTAGCAGCTAAAACCATAAAATTATTTCGTAAAATGTTTCGAATTGTGTACACATTTAGCTAAATTTAGCATTtaatttttaacataaatagGAAAGAAAGAATAATTACCAGAACTTGCACCCATACTTCTGTTTAATAAATGTTGCATTCGTGATCCTAATGCACCAAACACATGAGGGGGTAAGCCTCTAGCTTCCAACAATGCTTGCAGCCTTCCAACTTCACCATCGTCGCTTTCGCTATCTCCTGTAGTGGCTGACATTCCAGATGGTCCTCCACTGGCTAATtacattaataaaaattgtaatttcatAACAAAAACAAATACGTAACGCTCAAACTATTAtggaacaaatatttttaagaaaatttacCAGTGGCAGATGTAGCTGTTGATGCTGATTCGTCTTCACCTGTTGTAGTCACTAATTGGTTGCCAGGAACTGTGGATGAGACTGATGTTGGAGTAGCACTATTAGTTACTGATTCAGTTCCTGACATTACACTTCCTACTCCTCCAGAACCGCCTTCTATCACTGCTTTTCTTGCACGTGACGAAGAGCGGTGTCTAAACCAAAAAGATACATAttatatacatacaataatccaTTTTGTCCATACCCGtttgtaaaaaaataattaccTGGAGCTTGAACAAGTGCCCGTTGTAGAGTCCTTTTTATGATGCTTTCCTGAAGTTTTGTTACTAGTTGGTAGTTCTTTAGATTGCTCACTGGAGAATTTTGCGCGAGGACGTAATATATGCTTGTGCGTAGGATGAGGGTGTGCAGGGTTGGCAGCAGCGGTGGCAGACACAGGTGGATTGGCAGTGGCTGTTGTCGTGATGCCACTAGTGCCTGCCCCGTCATGTGCCAACGCCCCCCCACCACTCTCCACAGAATTACTGGCTGTGTTACCCACTCTGATGCTGGACTTCACACCCAAAACTGGACTATTCGCGCTGCTACTTGCGCAAGTTGCACCACCGTGTGATTTTgatcctaaaatattgaaatatgttATCATTATGATACTCGAATTATATGCAATTTTTATACTTGCAATGATTTTTAGATTTttgcttttttttctttttttaaacttcATTATGGTCAGAGTTCATTGTCACTTTTAGTAATAAGGAAGAGAAGGACTCTAACATAAATATGCAATGCTTCCAGTGCACGCTCAACAAATTTTATATGTACTATTAGTTATATTTGTTGTGCATGATTATACAAATCAAACATTCTTAGAAGTTGAatcaataataaatatgttatgaATTTATAATACTCTATTTACATTGTTCTTAATGTGATCTACAACCTATTCAAGCACATGTtttcttaaatatatttatattaattgcaTACATATTCGTATATTAAGTATGTTTAAACATACATTTTTCTGTTGAATCTAAATATATGATACGTGCTTTTATTAATTTCTAAGAGTTGTTTCACAGATTTTgttaaataatcgttttatatttatagtaatGTAACAGAAATGCGAAAAAAAGCATTAGAAATTAATAACATTACACCCATAacgataataatatataatgcCCCATCATTACAATTAAAATGATAAGTAGTGGGCATTATTTTCAATCTCACTTCTGTAAAAGtaaatgtataaaaatataagCAATTATTCACTACATATAACAATTACGTCATTAGTGTTTAATTGCACATCACTGCTTATTACTGAGTATCACTGCTTATGACTGTTACTTTAACAATTATAGAAAGCTTTAAATTTATGAAATGAATGAACTAAATAAATTTCCAAATTATTATTAGATATTTGCACACTAATGTATTAAAACGTACAAATAATGTGTCCAAAATATAACTGTCACATCAATTTATTGAATACTACTTCATAAATGGTTTTTATgctatacagaaaagtattatgggtaatatttatgtaataatatttccatataattgtcatatttatattaaaaattttgttcacCCTTATATGTTTATTCATCAGTGTACTCCTGTATTTTCTCTTTACAAAGTGTGTGTACCAAATATGTATTTATTGCACAACATTACTATAAATAAGCTGTGTTTCTTTTACATGAACTATATTTGCCTTGTGTGTAAATTTAGTATTATTTTAGTAAAGATTTCATCATCCATTTACAGGAGTTCAAACATTACATTGAAGAATATTTGCTGTTTATGAAACTTCAGAAACTTCATAAAATGCAAAGATAGACAAAATTCGtatctaaataaaaatgttgaataacgaataaaaggtAAACAATTGtttgttaattacttttttaATAATGATTAAAATCTGAATTATACAATTAAATGTTTTAcaatgaataaattaaaatgtaattGTGTGATCAAATAAAATCATTATTTGAGTAAAATTTTACTCATCTgggataatatttatattttaattttttaataatctttTCAACTATAATTGCAAACtgcaataatataataaaatatctgGTACACATTGGCTTTAAGTATCATACCTGTGAATAATTTAATTGCATATCATATTCATAATGTTTAAATTGATTGTTGcattattatttttcatataTCTTCGTACATTGTAAAGTATTTTCAAATCGTAAAATACAATCTTCAATTAATAATCAAAGTGGTGATAAATAATACTGTTTGAACTTATAGGCACTTTTATCATATGAAATTTCATATGGTACAAACATATTGTATAATTACATTAGAACCATATTATTTACTATGTGTCTGGAGAAATAATGTCATGCATAAATCAAATTTGACACAAACAATTTGACCTGATGTTAAGTACAATACTTGCATATGGATACAAGGGAATCAATTTAGAGAGCAGATTTATAGCGAATTTGTATTCATTTAAAGATATCTACTCATGGATTTGAGAGAAAATAAGGGGAAGAAAATGTAGTACGAAGTGTGTACTCCTTAGGCTTACCTTCTTGATGATACGTTTGTGTTGATATTGGAAAAAGTGCTTTGACAGCAGACACAAATCCTTCCAGACATTCGCTCATCCTCAGGCCTAATGATACAGTCTGATCTATGACTCTTATTTTGGTAATaccttttttctttaattttaagaTACTTGTGAATCAAAACCTAATTTTACTACCCTATTCTTTAACCTACTACTTCAATAAATGAAGGTTGCAAAACACGTAGTTATGACATATGACCATGGGTTCTTTTTAACTGACCATGGCACTACATTAAGCATAGTACTAAATTCATGTGACATTATTGTACAGAATGTATATGTCAAGTATAAATATTGTCTTGTTGTCCCTGTTTATTGAATATTATGTCTAGAATTACTattgttattttat
The Colletes latitarsis isolate SP2378_abdomen chromosome 14, iyColLati1, whole genome shotgun sequence DNA segment above includes these coding regions:
- the Ctrip gene encoding E3 ubiquitin-protein ligase ctrip isoform X1, producing the protein MADQQDQLSSGGSVETADALSDTSKLGGNSSGSGSSGYRKRQSTGSIPVTVEEKRRRGTIDNPQASEVFNNTSSYKHLTDSFKTENRTRGERKSHGSGLDSYLDTDWRPQHKVQQSNYNISGNSTRVRSAVRTSLPELNLKAIDCIASRTRSRTPQNPQAVSQGHNSFDLSLSSGYSNREELTYNNLVPTSNNTPVTSHPSTSRGRGLRMSECLEGFVSAVKALFPISTQTYHQEGSKSHGGATCASSSANSPVLGVKSSIRVGNTASNSVESGGGALAHDGAGTSGITTTATANPPVSATAAANPAHPHPTHKHILRPRAKFSSEQSKELPTSNKTSGKHHKKDSTTGTCSSSRHRSSSRARKAVIEGGSGGVGSVMSGTESVTNSATPTSVSSTVPGNQLVTTTGEDESASTATSATASGGPSGMSATTGDSESDDGEVGRLQALLEARGLPPHVFGALGSRMQHLLNRSMGASSAAKAQQLLAGLQAVDDEGEQLQAVIGMGEILVMGNEDTLTGFPVKQVVAALINLLGIEHNFVIMTHACRALTYMMEALPRSSTVVVDAVPVFLQKLESIECMDVAEQCLTALAMLSRRHSKTILHAGGVSACLKFVDFFNITAQRAALTITANCCQNLHPDDFHLVVSSLPLLTSRLTNQDKKSVECVCQAFSRLVDSFQHEPITLHKIINAELLQNLQQLLMITPPVNSIGNFITVLRMLSVISNRCPDLAQLLLQQNIAFTLSYLLTGSLEVKTEDVELVPRSPQEWFEITCLIEELMPPLPTDGIFSVNSLLERTSNQQENVHWEWRDERHCCHPFSTIDSRIIEMAFQNGEDEICLSSLGRTYTIDLTVMKQINEDIGVARSIFRRVNTHPTEGKSPTCLSSMDVIPPVIETNEWLVSFIRTLFSVLYEVYSSSAGPAVKCKCLRALLRMVYYASTDLLKDVLKNQVVSSHIAGMLASQDLRIVIGALQMASILMKRLPQVFGVHFHREGVLHQIRQLADPEVPLGVSPPKCPSGTSLPTPQPGPSNTSLSSTTMLSSSNATSPIASPSTNGNILFGTIATCQLKPNLSASMETHARNELNSTVDDVSTPQSAHLRLGDVLKRKRQNKKGRFSRLGGTTPQQTQQPESLFTGFTTKNNRFLGNLNPARWGRKSSSSSSTNDKRDSSSSTSLSKPPSNSSLTGGNRDKAKAWVREQAAQFLTRYQDNAPCTHPAMTVLSRLTAAIQRLQSNELDEMLSALTELRDIILESDISPFEMNYSGLIKALLNYLTTTDAPGNRYDRLRMFWKLFAESTMQQSNNIMDLNPGAFGALVTKLNSCVAQLEQFPVKVHDLPAGSGAGRGGTSALKFFNTHQLKCNLQRHPECNNLKQWKGGTVKIDPLALVQAIERYLMVRGYGRIREAESMVSDDDNSEDDIDDTLAAVVISQGSAKHKLQFLIGDEVLPFNMTVYQAVRQFGCSGIDHSEAEADGEPPLGHDAVWVQTHTIYYRPVPEEETATSPKPGSSSQGSRKGKGKSTKISSKRKEDSLWLEGIVPPQRCPLDPYLSPTLPPSVTIIDASLDGLCLLRLLHTLNRHWGVLFPHLKCVSLLSPPDFINNKIAAKASRQLQDPLVIMTGNLPLWLQQIATVCPFLFPFETRQLLLYATSFDRDRALQRLLDSAPELSGSDSQERVTPRLERRKRTISRTDILKQAEQVIQDLASSRALLEVQYVNEVGTGLGPTLEFYALVSRELQRADLDLWHGSSNTTETGYVNPSHGLFIMPISWNTKVSHLAKLKTKLKFLGKFMAKAIYDSRMLDLPFSLTFYRWLLGEEHTLTLNDLAHVCADIHRTLSRLQDIVRQKETIEKDQTLRPHEKVQLINFLNLDGCLISDLGLVFELPGYENIELRKGGSEIPVTIYNLDQYIKLVVHWFLYEGVFRQMEAFREGFESVFPPSQLRLFFPEELEAVFCGHAQTGGQWDMKTLSECCRTDHGYTPDSRAIRFLFEVMSKYNSEEQRQFIQFVTGSPRLPVGGFKSLTPPLTIVRKTFDPSMKTDDFLPSVMTCVNYLKLPDYTTIEIMREKLRIAAQEGQHSFHLS
- the Ctrip gene encoding E3 ubiquitin-protein ligase ctrip isoform X2, with product MADQQDQLSSGGSVETADALSDTSKLGGNSSGSGSSGYRKRQSTGSIPVTVEEKRRRGTIDNPQASEVFNNTSSYKHLTDSFKTENRTRGERKSHGSGLDSYLDTDWRPQHKVQQSNYNISGNSTRVRSAVRTSLPELNLKAIDCIASRTRSRTPQNPQAVSQGHNSFDLSLSSGYSNREELTYNNLVPTSNNTPVTSHPSTSRGRGSKSHGGATCASSSANSPVLGVKSSIRVGNTASNSVESGGGALAHDGAGTSGITTTATANPPVSATAAANPAHPHPTHKHILRPRAKFSSEQSKELPTSNKTSGKHHKKDSTTGTCSSSRHRSSSRARKAVIEGGSGGVGSVMSGTESVTNSATPTSVSSTVPGNQLVTTTGEDESASTATSATASGGPSGMSATTGDSESDDGEVGRLQALLEARGLPPHVFGALGSRMQHLLNRSMGASSAAKAQQLLAGLQAVDDEGEQLQAVIGMGEILVMGNEDTLTGFPVKQVVAALINLLGIEHNFVIMTHACRALTYMMEALPRSSTVVVDAVPVFLQKLESIECMDVAEQCLTALAMLSRRHSKTILHAGGVSACLKFVDFFNITAQRAALTITANCCQNLHPDDFHLVVSSLPLLTSRLTNQDKKSVECVCQAFSRLVDSFQHEPITLHKIINAELLQNLQQLLMITPPVNSIGNFITVLRMLSVISNRCPDLAQLLLQQNIAFTLSYLLTGSLEVKTEDVELVPRSPQEWFEITCLIEELMPPLPTDGIFSVNSLLERTSNQQENVHWEWRDERHCCHPFSTIDSRIIEMAFQNGEDEICLSSLGRTYTIDLTVMKQINEDIGVARSIFRRVNTHPTEGKSPTCLSSMDVIPPVIETNEWLVSFIRTLFSVLYEVYSSSAGPAVKCKCLRALLRMVYYASTDLLKDVLKNQVVSSHIAGMLASQDLRIVIGALQMASILMKRLPQVFGVHFHREGVLHQIRQLADPEVPLGVSPPKCPSGTSLPTPQPGPSNTSLSSTTMLSSSNATSPIASPSTNGNILFGTIATCQLKPNLSASMETHARNELNSTVDDVSTPQSAHLRLGDVLKRKRQNKKGRFSRLGGTTPQQTQQPESLFTGFTTKNNRFLGNLNPARWGRKSSSSSSTNDKRDSSSSTSLSKPPSNSSLTGGNRDKAKAWVREQAAQFLTRYQDNAPCTHPAMTVLSRLTAAIQRLQSNELDEMLSALTELRDIILESDISPFEMNYSGLIKALLNYLTTTDAPGNRYDRLRMFWKLFAESTMQQSNNIMDLNPGAFGALVTKLNSCVAQLEQFPVKVHDLPAGSGAGRGGTSALKFFNTHQLKCNLQRHPECNNLKQWKGGTVKIDPLALVQAIERYLMVRGYGRIREAESMVSDDDNSEDDIDDTLAAVVISQGSAKHKLQFLIGDEVLPFNMTVYQAVRQFGCSGIDHSEAEADGEPPLGHDAVWVQTHTIYYRPVPEEETATSPKPGSSSQGSRKGKGKSTKISSKRKEDSLWLEGIVPPQRCPLDPYLSPTLPPSVTIIDASLDGLCLLRLLHTLNRHWGVLFPHLKCVSLLSPPDFINNKIAAKASRQLQDPLVIMTGNLPLWLQQIATVCPFLFPFETRQLLLYATSFDRDRALQRLLDSAPELSGSDSQERVTPRLERRKRTISRTDILKQAEQVIQDLASSRALLEVQYVNEVGTGLGPTLEFYALVSRELQRADLDLWHGSSNTTETGYVNPSHGLFIMPISWNTKVSHLAKLKTKLKFLGKFMAKAIYDSRMLDLPFSLTFYRWLLGEEHTLTLNDLAHVCADIHRTLSRLQDIVRQKETIEKDQTLRPHEKVQLINFLNLDGCLISDLGLVFELPGYENIELRKGGSEIPVTIYNLDQYIKLVVHWFLYEGVFRQMEAFREGFESVFPPSQLRLFFPEELEAVFCGHAQTGGQWDMKTLSECCRTDHGYTPDSRAIRFLFEVMSKYNSEEQRQFIQFVTGSPRLPVGGFKSLTPPLTIVRKTFDPSMKTDDFLPSVMTCVNYLKLPDYTTIEIMREKLRIAAQEGQHSFHLS